The genomic region gaacgtggtaagatcataaagtgcggccaactctgccatccccaaatcaattcccttctgctcgatgatcctctcgaaggtatacaggaccctccagatcatcggcatagcttggatataagatatgccggttaaagaaaagaaggattgggtgaaggctggaaaaggatacgaataccctatggtgaacggagtagcaggaaaggccacccagacgtctgaaacaaagtcgctcaaagcagtaggtgtgaaggatttgaaaacagcattcgccggaaagcaatgacgaatcctgtctacatgagcatcagtaaagcaacatctctccgtaggagagtccttgatgatcccttggctttttaggggactgctcttcttggaatccttatgtggagaatttcgaagcaacatactcgtggtggaacagaaacagagtaaaagcagaaaaaaacagagcaagagaaggaagaaaggaaagagagaagaagagaatacctggtcaatcttcggtggaggttataaagggagtatatcctgaatttaaatgcagagtgatcccaaccctatctcctatttataatcatgatttgcagggattgtcacatctatgacgtaatgatcacaacggctagttcgctgataacggctagttatccgagtagtccgttgaagataagatcagagcaaaatataactcattaatttacaataaactccttatattttgggggcaattgttagggctggatttttattatacgtgatccttatacgtgatcctaaccagtgatccttgtttctttggcagacagtgatcctcatcaggacttcaggatcaggatcatggaccatcaaaggatcctcatgctaacagttaccttcgtttaaaacaatgttattttgcaggaacatctagcaggatacgctcttagcatcataatcaagggacgcgtctttacaattatagcatgagcttaatcgatgatagacgttgcaaaggatatggaaacttagcttgatttatgggcggcaatttaggctagattgtcttttatttctaaaggggtaatgagctgattattagtctttttacctaaaataggtcacctacacttgtataaataccactcttcctcatttggaagaacacacgacaacacataacacaattctcacacgcttagacactcgaaactatagtgacccttgtactcagctcattatcatccgaagttgtaactatatttttcttatattgaagttggtgatcagtagttgccatcacccgaggttttttatgccggagatcatacattgatcaagggctttttcctcgtataaatcattgtgtctttgcatatttctcacaaaagtgatcctttacttttataattaaccaagcatcataccccgtttacataaagtttggttacattatccttgtgtgatttttgaccaaaacaacaacctatagtgttatatttgttatataatgatatatagtgttacatagtgttatatggtattatatggtgttacatattgttatacggtgtttatatggtgttatatagtattatatatagtgttataatacacttctcacacttttagcactttttacaggatcctctacctatatatatatatatatatatatatatatagccataTAGGTTCTagatattaatatatatatgtatgattatttatatatatatacttttacattatattataaattaccgatatcccaccgcaaTAACTGATATCTCAAATATCAGTCCTTAATCGATATCTGATATTtttccgcattaactgcatagcgtTCAACGCGTTTTAGGTTCTACGCGTGATCATCACCGGCGGCAACGGTGTTCCACGCTTATGACGCGTTGTCGATCACCCCATAACGGGGCGCCCCATCTCCCCTTATAAATCATCTTCATGTTGAACATGTTATgttaatctctctctctctatatatatatattaaagtttatatatttaaGTATTGTTATATAATTCCTTTTATTGAttatagagtgaattgcaagttttgtcctttatctttaggtcattttgcaagttttgtcctttatgtttaaatttgacaaattttgtcctttatgtttctTAATTTATGGAATTAAAAACCAAAAGTGATGCGTGAACTTTAATCGTCTGCCCACTTGACTCACTAGTCAAGCCCTTAAGCCGAGCTTTATAAATGGGTCCACGCACTATCATGGCATCTAGCTGGAAAAGAAGGTGAAAAGTGAAACGAGCCGTCTAGCCGGTTCGGTCCAATAGGGTTAGCCGAGTTAGTCCGCCTCCATTAGTCCCACGTAAACTTCCAAGAACatgcatgttgaaaaaaaattaaaaaaatagacaACATCTTGATCCATGTTCACACCCTTTTAATTCCTTCAGtgcaaaataaataatttaagaAGGTATTAAAACGAATTTAATAGAAGATTGAATCAGCATATTTTGTGACGCATGATATTTATATAGATTTATTGGTTGAACCGTCAAgtgttttttttcttcttttaataTTTTCTGGTCGAAAAAGTTATATTCTTTTACAAATATAGCTATGTAATGGTTTGCAATTACTAGGTGATTCATCGGGTACTATCGATGGATTGCCAATAGATACCACAAATTATAACTCTTTCTATTTTTTAATGCTTAGAGACATTCGTCGAACCTTTTTCGGATCATATCGGCTATGACCCGTTAGTGTATCAATAACATTTAGTTATTTAAGATCCGTTAATTTGTTAAACTTTTATTGATGAAAGTCACTTCTCTAGTAATTCTTTTTTGAAAGGGCAACAAAATTTTAATCATGCTTTCCGATAACCAACTATTAAACCGAAAGGTTCACCAAATTATACACCAAGTTCATACAGTTCATACAATTATATCCCCAAACTATTTATATCAAAGTTATTTCTCTAGTAATTACATGCTTAATGAGCATGTCATCAATCATCAAATACATTCACCTTTTTTTAAGTACTTGCAATAACAACTAATGTGAAATGTAAGAAAATCTAATCAGGAATTATAAATTCATTTAAATCACTCAAGTTAACACtataaaaaattaaatataagTCAAGTGTTATTTGATATATAGAAGAAAATTACGTTTTTCTTCAGAGAAACGATATAGAAATTTTGTCACAACAACATTTTTTCCTCTTAAATCCTGACTTAAAAAAATCATTGAGTGGCCTGTCAAAAgtcataataaaaaaattaaaaaaatataaagatGATCTAATAAAGAAAAAGGTATCAAATACAATGGTTGTCTCAACATGTATGCTAAAGTAAAACCGCTaattaaaaaaacacacacatataacTTTATTTCCTATATATATAGACACCCTTTTGCTACCAAGTCCAAACAAGTGAACACCACCACCACTGAGAGGCAAACTTGCATACCATCCATCACCTAGTAACAATGtgtagaacacacacacaaaccacCTTCTCcatttccaccaccaccacaatacACCAAAAATCAACACAACAAAACCCACCCGCGCCGCCGCAGGTGGAGTTAACGGTCGATTTAACAACCTTCCCTAACGCTGTCGCGCCCCATGATGGCATTTTCGTAATAACAAAATCCAGGATACTTCCAGTCATTTCACGGTTCCATGCAGGCTACTTTCGCATAAGTCTTTCCCTTTGTTGGCAAACCCTACTTTGGAAAACCCTTGTGGAACCGCCGGAAAACGCCCACGCTTACCGGAGAATGCTAGGATTTATCCCCTACGCCGCATTCGTCCTCATGTGGTCGTTATCTTTATTCATTCTCGTATCACTTTCCATCTTATACATTTTAAGATGCACCTTATTATCCAACAAAGTTAAAGACGAATACCTAAATCATATTAGCGTTAATTACCTTTTTGCCCCTTGGATCTCATGGCTTCTTTTACTCCGATCATCGCCATTGTTCGCTCCAACGACAGTTTATTATAACATTCTTTTTTGGGTATTTGTTTTTCCAATATTTATTCTTGACGTAAAAATATACGGGCAGTGGTTCACAAAAGGAAAAAGGTTTCTATCAACAGTTGCAAATCCAGCAAGTCAACTTACTGTGATCGGAAACTTTGTGGGAGCACGGGCAGCTGCCCAGATGGGATGGAGAGAGTGTGCCATAATTATGTTTTCATTAGGACTTATACATTATCTTGTGCTATTTGTGACGCTTTATCAGAGACTGTCGGGAAACAGCTGCATGCCGGcaatgctccggccggttatgttCTTGTTCATCGCTGCTCCGAGCATGGCCGGCTTGGCTTGGGGTTCGGTTTCGGGCACGTTTGATTGTTCATCAAAGATGCTTTTCTATCTTTCTTTGTTTCTGTTCTTGTCTCTGGTTTCAAGGCCCAATTTGTTCAAAAAATCAATGAAGAAGTTTAGTGTGGTATGGTGGGCATACTCATATCCGTTAACAATATTGGCATTGGGTTCGATAGATTATGCACAGGGAATGAAGACTGATGTTGCTCATTTGCTTATGCTTGTTCTTACGGGACTTTCGGTATTGGTTTCGTTTGTTTTAATGGTGTATACAGCTCTCAACACGAATATCTTGTTGCCTAGAGACGGTGACGATGACCATCTTGGCCATGTTTGGTGACTAGTTATTTGGGAGTTCTACAAACCTTCAAAGAAAAAGCTAGTAATCTATGCGTTTAAAAAATTCACTTTAACTATTGTTGTATTTACTGTTGACATATATTACTATTCCTTTTTTAACCGGAGAACATGCTATAGAAAAACTCATTAAATTTGTTAACCAATGGGAATAGCTAATTGACACTATTAATACGATGATTTTGAGAATTCAGGTGTCCTGTTCGAACTTGAAAAATGTTCCCTTTATGACTTAACGAAATATTTAGTGCAAAGCCCCAATTGCTAACTAAGTTTTTAACAATTAACATCTAAATAATTGACAATTAACGCCAAATAACACGCAAATAATCGACAATCATACGCCAAATAGCACCTAACTACTCATACCTACTCAGTGCCGCGGAGCCTTGCAAGTTGCAAGACGCCGAGCCGGAGTTGCGTGAAAAGCAAGAAGATGACAACTGGACGTGGGTGGATTGCAAATTCTGCGACAGACAAAACAGTCCCGTCTTTGCCTTCACGTTCAAGGATTTCAATCAGAGAGGACGAACTAGGTATTTGAGTGGTGGGTTGTTGGCTTGTTGTTCAAGGATTTGCGAGTGTGCGTCATTTCCATCTCTAGGTTTGCGAATTGCCAGACAAATTAAagaatattgttttattatttaaaaataaatcaaaCGGGTATTGGGCTAAACCTAATATGCTAACTTATAAAATTCAAGATAGACTTGTAAATGGGCTTATTAATAGCTTGGTGTTTCTTATGGATATACTAtttaatgtgtgtgtgtgtattgcGAGAACACGTAGAAGATAATGAATCAcccattttttcaatcctaaaaatataaaaagtaaatgaaaatattACAAATGTAAGATTAATTACTGTTTCTTACACtataattcaaaacaaaatatggaAAATTTTCACTTTTGGTATAATGTACATgtatgtaggttatgtgtaggttaaattaTCAACATATATATAGGCTATGTGTAGGTAAAAATATACGGtctttttatgtatatataatacacatatgaatgtgagaaacataaaatttaaaaaatatgaaccttaaattccaaaatttagtgttttagagttgttatttttgttctcgcaatagttAGTGTTCAGTAATAATActcatcctatatatataggattattTTTTAAATGTGCCCTCGAAAACACAAGCCATTTCATCAAGATCCTAGATACGTTGACATGAACGGCCATTAAGGTCGTCCATGAGAATTCGGAGGCCTTCAGATACCCCGTGTGAGTAGAAAAAGAAGAGGCtctatatataaatttatatatagaATGACTGTAAATGGGATCCTAATTTTTGTATAGAGTAAAATACATGGATACTACTCGTGGTTTGCTAACATTTCACATTTAGTCTCTACATTTCTAAAATTACATGTATGTTCTTTGTGGTTTGACAAGTTATTACTCGAATGGTTCATACACAAGTTAAGTCCAAGTAAAATAACATAACTACCCATACTATTAAAAATTAATAACTAAAGGAATATAATTAATTTTTAAGAAATGAAGtgggtttttttatttaaatcatgAACCCCCACCCACCCAGCTACCATCTCCTTCATCTTCACCCATTTTCATCTCCACCAGTGGCGGAACCACAGAAGAGTCAGAGGGGTTAGCTGACCCTCCGGCCGGTTGAACTTTCCGGTAATAGGGTATATTTAACATAGTAGCGTTTCTAGATATTAACCCTCAAATTATCAACTTAAGGTAGTTAGAAAGGAAAAACAAGAGGAAAAACTGGAACAATCTCGTGGAGGAGGACGATGGCGGAGGGCGGCTGGACTCGGTTGCAGGCGTTGCTTTATGTGAGTGAAGAAGAATGGTTTCATTTTCAtgcgaagaagaaagagaaacagaaaattttatttaataatatttaatgtttatttaACTTGTATGTTGGATTTTGAGAAACTTGTTTTAGAGTAAACATTAAATGTTTTCTGTCATCATGTACTTTactattttgttatttttatgaaTTATAAATTCAAGTTATTAAATCTATTTAAATAAGTCATTTATATGGTGACTCTCCACATACATAACTCATATCTCTTTATTTTCTTTGTATTAATGTATATGCCTAAATATATAGAGGCATTTGTATATGGTGAAGATTGATTAATGAATAAGAATTCCCCATCTTCTATTCTCTACATGATTTTATAGTTTTGTTCTCatgtttatataattatatattagtAGCTAATAGaccattgttttacaacacgttatcagcacgacgGTGTTTTTGTTGAAAAAAACCATAGCGGTAGCGATTCTCTATTGTTTTGTTCAAGTTAATATTGCCTACTGGAGCCACCAACTGCGAGTCTCACTTGACAACAGCTATCACCAACATCCCACTCATCGCTCGTTTGACGGGGCGTTCCATTCCGCAATCACGAACCTATCTCAAGTGGCAAATAAGGTAACAACATAAAAACTTATTGCTCATAATACATATACACATCCTGTTGATATGCATTGACGAATTATAATATTATATTGATTTGGATTGAATTTTAACTTGGAAATGGGAGTTTGTTGTATGGGACAACGAATTCAAAGATTATTTAACTATTTAATTAAATCTCTGTTTTGATTCAATTTATATCAACCTCAAAAGATTATTTAAATAATGGAGACGTTATACCGTTGTATTTACAATTTTAGATGACTATTTAAGTTTCAGTTTTTGATATAATATATTTCTAAGTGCAAAAAAAATATTgatattttgttatttagtatattttaatttattgaTAAGACAAAAAAATGAATCCAGGACATATATCCAAAATATTGATTTCAGTTCATACATAAAAGAtatagttaaaaaaaaattatccaTTCATATTAGATACCGTATTACTCATTATTTTAATAAACAATATGTAGGCTACttcttaatttatttttaatgcttAGATAAGAATATATGAACAcaatggtaaaaaaaatgaatttagatGGTTGCATAGAAACACAAGAGCATACACCAAGTAATTGGATTTAATTAAATTTGTATCTTGTTATGGTGATTTTGATTATATTGATGAGTTGGTATCTTATTCATAAAGTTGGATCAAATAGATGTTATATATGAATATCTGAAATATTTGCATGGTAAGATATTATATTTATAGCATTGAGACCCTTGTGATACTTTTACGATTATATAGAACTACATAACTTATTATTgtagaaagtaaaaaaaaaggtgGGCTTATTTACTAGTAAACAAATGATGATATGTTAAAATCATAGTTTCAAATTAACATGACAGATATGTATACGTGAGATATTTTTTTTGTTACACTATAATTAATTATACCatgataatttatttaaaaaaaagttttatgcTTTTTAATTGATCGAAAAGAATATCTTATCTCATAAAGTTTTACTACTCAATCAAGGACATAATATATACACTTTTTCTGTTAAACCCCAAGTGAAGTCCTTTTTTACTCCTTTAACTGAAATTATTTGCTTGTTGGCcgtaaaaaaaaagataaaatattaaTATGGATCGTAATTAATTGTTTTCATTAGTCATTGTTAATATATAGCGTGCCAAAGGATTTTTACACAATTAGATATAAATGAGTTATAATGTGGATCGTAATTAATTGTTTTCATTAGTCATTGTTAATATATAGCATGCCAAAGGACTTTTACACAATTAGATATAAATGAGTTATGTGTGTAGTGTTCATTGGAAACGTCACGTGATTTAGTTTTAAATAAAGTATACAATCTATAATGCAatgtattattattgttatagcaTGATTATAAAAATAACGATTTGGTATTTATACTAGGGTTATACTAGCATTTATAACAAATTTTGCATATAAGAAATTCATGTAATTGATTCCTATTGCTAGATATCATTATTTGTTATTAGAGAAACCCTTTCTAGCGATGTCGGTTTTTCTCATGCATTCATTAGGccatgtcataatgtttaataaTTTAATTTTTGATTAACAATTATTATTGCTTGTATAAAATAATGACCATTGCTATATGATTCATATGTGCAATATATAGATTGTTTATTTGAtgtcattagtttttttttaatatcaatATTTGAGAAGAAAAAATTGAGTACGCTATGTAGTTCATAAATATTCCAattttcaaataataaataatCTGAGAACTTGAAAGAGATCTATGTTTAAGTTTCAAAGTAAGTAACGAATATATATAAGATATCTTTGTGATTGGTTATATCATATCTTTGTGATTGGTTATACCATGATATGTT from Helianthus annuus cultivar XRQ/B chromosome 10, HanXRQr2.0-SUNRISE, whole genome shotgun sequence harbors:
- the LOC118483128 gene encoding S-type anion channel SLAH1-like, whose amino-acid sequence is MCRTHTQTTFSISTTTTIHQKSTQQNPPAPPQVELTVDLTTFPNAVAPHDGIFVITKSRILPVISRFHAGYFRISLSLCWQTLLWKTLVEPPENAHAYRRMLGFIPYAAFVLMWSLSLFILVSLSILYILRCTLLSNKVKDEYLNHISVNYLFAPWISWLLLLRSSPLFAPTTVYYNILFWVFVFPIFILDVKIYGQWFTKGKRFLSTVANPASQLTVIGNFVGARAAAQMGWRECAIIMFSLGLIHYLVLFVTLYQRLSGNSCMPAMLRPVMFLFIAAPSMAGLAWGSVSGTFDCSSKMLFYLSLFLFLSLVSRPNLFKKSMKKFSVVWWAYSYPLTILALGSIDYAQGMKTDVAHLLMLVLTGLSVLVSFVLMVYTALNTNILLPRDGDDDHLGHVW